Sequence from the Ostrea edulis chromosome 8, xbOstEdul1.1, whole genome shotgun sequence genome:
gtatccacatcctagatcaggacggacagttccttcgttacattcactgtgaatTAGACACTCCATcaggtttatgtgtggacatcagagacaacctctttgtggctgagtatctccctgctaaagtgaagaaaatccaatatctataaacacagtgttaattacacatctctacagtgttaattacacaactCTACatagtgttaattacatgtctGAAACATGTTCATTACATACCTTTACAGTAGTAAATAAACTCAAAGTTGGAGTCGGTAGTTTTATCTGTAAAGGTCTAGAATGTAAACAACAGCCACCAAGCTTCACTAGTGTAGTTACGCTGGTCGTTTACATTTTACAACTGTTGTACACCGCCGACTCCTGTGGTTGACATTTCAAAAGTGTGTGGAGTGGGAAGATCAGACCactgatattttaaaatgataatttttatcagCTAGATAATTTACGGTGGCGGATCTAGTGGGTGGGCTTTATTTGAACATTATCAACCAAAAATTGtcattaatttgtttgttattttgcGGTCTTCGATTCACCTCCCCTTTTGGgagaaatttctggatccgccactaatgTCTataagagttgtctttctttatgaagcagaagacacttgcTGTGAAAACGGAAATGGATGCCGAGTCTGAAGGACTGAATATATTGTCTGGTTACTTATCtatattcattgttattgcttctcaaaagtaagtacCCCATACACATATAATcagcattaatgaaaatgtattcctccatcttatttttcttaataattattattttcccaaaacaaatgggctgtaataagcaacatagactgtatacccattatttaattatatgtaattatttattttaaaggcATACACGCTGAtaccaaattatttttttttttcgtgtgaATTTAAACCAATCTAAATTTACATACATCTTTATATAGATAAAATACAAATCTTCACCAAAATTTGCTAATTAAATCCTAGagattaaatgaaaaaaaaaacagaaatgAAACTATTACAAATAGACAGCTGTTCTCGTGAATATTCAGGAAGCCGGAGTTCCTTTGACCGCTATGCGCATGTGCGCGGGAAAACTAACACAATGATTGAAGATGGAAGACGAGGTAAGAATTGTGTGCAGTGTTGTTTTCAGTAAGAATAATGTATAAAATGACCAATTCAATTGACAGATAAgctattttccatttgtatgtTCTTTATTAGTACGAGAATTGAGGCACTCCCCAAGCAAAATATGTTTTAGATGGAAATAAACGTTCGTATAAATGTTGTTACCGGGTATGGGGCCATGGGAGGGGGAATTGTAAGAGACCGATTATAGCTATGCgatatttttatgaaatgtaaatatcttatatgcttttgtgtgtattttattatatttttgaatgatttattacttggagaaataaaaaaaaagtttattaaaGCACGATCAAGTGTTAATTCCCTCTCCGTATGTAAATttttgtatatgtgtgtgtgtgtttgtaaacTCTTATAGTCTATAGCTGCTTAAAGGTAGTAACAATTTTTTTCTTGCTtcagttttttatatcattacaaCAAATACCAAAGTTATGTAGCCAATGCCTGCACATAATATAGAGATGTTGATTCATGACTGGCATATTtagagttacatgtatgatactATCTATCATTTATAAATATCATCCTAAGTTAACAATGTgtagaaaacaaattattttgtacTTGTGATATTGTAGATAAGTTCAAGTGCAACTCCAAGTCCTGAGAGACGGCTACGTCCAAGACAACAGAGGAGAGTGGAAATGAGCGACACAAGCTCAACTTCTAGTCCTGTTAGGCGTGGAGGAGTAAGGGGAGAGGAAGAGGACGACCAGCAGGCAGAAGAGGAGCAAGGGGTGGACGTGGAGGAGGAAGAGGCCAAAGAGGCGGACATATAGGAGACGTAGCAGCAGTTGTACTGCAGGACAGGCAGAGAAATCTCCGAGTATGTAAAAACTTTATCAAGCACATGTAAATTGATTTACATATCATTGAGCTGTTCTGAATTCAAATGTGCTACTTTTgcataatttcattttgatttttaaaaaaaaataaagtatgtATTTGCAGGCGCGTATAGAACAAATGAGCGATGCCAGCAGAAAAGAACTGCTGATGAAAACAGGGGAAAGCACCCAAGTCTGTTGTTAGACTTAATTGACCAGGAAGCACCACAGGGTGGTTTTCATCCAGTACCTGGTGGAGAAAGTCCAAGCTGGTGTTCCTGCCTCATGTGCCGGGATATGCCCACACAGATTGAGAGGATCTGTTGCGGCAGACCTCCCAACCAGTGCCAGTCACAGCTGCCGGTGAGATGTATTTCTATTTCGTTTTAATAGGTGCAACATCCTATGAAAACTGATGTGAAATATGTATATTCTAAGATATAATGTGTTTGTAATGAGgattttcatattaaaaaaaacttgtatattttactgTAGGACTTCCAGCTGTTAATTCTGGATGAACTTGTATTGACAATTGCCCAAATGTACAGACAAGATGTCCTCGCCTTGCCACAGGACGAAGATTACAACAAAGGAAAGAGGTATGCTGCCTATCGACAGTTTATCTTGTGGCACCATGGACGCCTTGGAGTGGGTGTTCGGTGGATCATCCCTAGCTGTTGTACTTGGGCGATCCGCGACAAGTATCCCAACCAGTATGGACAGTACATTGGCTTCATCCCCTCTCGTTTAGGATGATTTCTTGTACCATTTGTAAAACTATTTTAGTTGTGGATTTGTATATTCAAGATTGTAAGACACTACATGATAGTGAAACTTTTGGttttaattacaatatttttagtATAAGTTTGTTTTCctgataattttttgtaatagcaAGCCTACAGTTTCATacatcatcaaaataaaaaaaaatgtcaacacTTTAAAAGTCTTTAATTTGTTATTACATGTTTCAACAAACATCATCAGTAAATGTTAATTCTTCACTGGAGATTTTACAAAATGGATTTTCTTAGGGATGAAATCAAATGTTTAATGCCTGACAAAAATCTTGTCATCAAAACTCCCCTCCAAACTTAATGTCATGAATGTTGAAAAATataatgttaattattttgGATGTAAAGATGACATAAATTGAATGGATTTGTAATCCTTTTCCCCAGACTGTTTGAATTTGGATTTTTATCtgacattgaacatttgatcttCCCCCTTATTATACCATGTTTTCATGGATTGGGATACAAGTCTGGTGAGTCTACAAACTGGTTTGTGCTTGCTATCAGCAAACCAAAGATGTACCAGTGCTTCATACAATTTCTCAAATTTGTTTGCCTTAGTGTTATATCAAGAGGTCCATGGAAGACTATCACTTTGGCCCTACTGTCGtcagacttttaaaaaaaaattttttgctgCAATTTTAAtcacataaaatattttacctCGCATTGTGCCCCAAGACATCAAAGCAATACCCAGCTTGAATAAACACATCCTCAGAATGCCTCATTATCATTTGGTTTATCATTGTGTACAATGGTAAACCAAAGAAATAAGCctgaatttggaaaaaaaaatgaccaTCATTTTAGCACCCTGCTGTATCCCAAGAATTCATTgcgctataaaaaaaaaaatgaattcacatatcTTGAATGCCTAAAAACCATCCTTATATATTTACTGTTTAAAAATCATTGACCTtgtattgtggtcccaaccaaCCTCCAAggaccatgatttaaacaagaggcacatgggccacatcgctcacctgagtcacaccttggcccatatctaaagattttccatatatttgCATGAAAACCTTTGATCCCGtattcatgatttgaacaaacttgaatctgcattatgtcagtaagctttcatgtaaatttcagcttttctggttggtttagtggatcttgagaatattttcaaaatgaccccaccctatttttgtgattatcttccctttgaagggacatggtccttcattttaACAGACTTGAAAGCCAATtgcccaaggatgcttttgggcacgtttggttgaaattggcccattggttgtgtagaagaagtcgaaaatgtgaaaagtttaggGACAACAGACGATCAGACTCACTTgcgctttcagctcaggtgagctaaaaaccttaAAATACTAGTCTCACATAATAAGCACATATGAACAGACAAACTCAGAAGGTTAAAAACTTGTTTAAAATTTATCTAAATATCAGATGTTGGAATAGTggatttaataaaatattaacatacatgtacatactgcaAGATTGGTGTCAAACACTTCACCACTGCACTGCTCAAGTTCTACTAATATTTCAACTAAATTGAGCTACAACCAGGTGAATCATGCCAATAGACCAATCATATAAATGTCCAGTTATGAGTCTTTAAATCGGGATTTCTTCTCTTCCGTTCTTGATGGTAAGACGGGGGCAATTGTTTTGGATATCCGCCTCGGATCTCCCACTTCTAGAACCATTCTTCCCTGAAGCCCTTCTCTATCCTCTATGCGTCTCTGTAGGACAATTCTAAAAAGGGACAACACATGTGTGTATTTCTTCTTCTCTTTAACTGCATACACGGTCCATCTACCTGACTTTTTATTGAAAGTCCTCTGCATCCTGAAAAAGAAATGTCATCTTTAATATACgtttataaatatcaatactACTGAGTGAACactaaataaaaacaagaggcctctagacaatgatgcaaccattacgtAATCTTTCTACTAAAGATAACACCGAGTCTAGAACGATCTATgtcacaggtgtcaatgaaataaacatcattttCTAGTATAATCTTGAGAAACCATGATACAACCATTATGTAACCTTTCTACTAAAAATAGCAGATATCTAGAACAATCTCGGTCAAAGATGTCAATGACAAGTAAACATAACCTTCTAGAACTATCTAGTGCAAATATTAATAAACaacaccaccctgaaaccaaacccttaccctctaggatcataaaatttacaattttggtaaaggactacctactccttctcaatatccatttcatttcaatagcattaaagcaaatatcatttacatgttttgcacatatacactatatataccaaattGGACCCCGCCCTTGAGTCAgacctctaccctggggatcatgaaatttataattttggtagaggcctttctgctctatattattatgcatttagtttttcttaatgatgtgcagttgtagagaaaacttttaaaaattggtcaatacCTGACAGTGCCATCTTTGTTGACAAGTGACTCTCgttcaacattttcattatagTCGAGTACTGCCAAAAGACTCCTTGCTCTGTAGACAGGAGGTGTGTATGCGAACCTCTTAGAACTGTACATCAGCATGTGGTTGTGGAAACTTTCAAGCAGTGCTTCTGAAAGACAATGTTGTGTACATTGagaaacatgtattcattatatatcatgttgcaaatacattatttcatattttgactGACACACATTTATGTATTACAAATATTGCGTACCTGAAATTCAGGTAATAGGGTATGTTGTGAAGAAGTCTCTTGTCTAAAATAATCTTTCTCAAAGCTTCATGAGCTGGACTGCCTTTTATTAGGAACTCCTTGTCCCCTGTTTCTTCTCCTGTTAAAGGGTCATGCTTGCACATGCTTATGCCATTCTCACTATAGGGCAAATACCACTCGTGCTCTCCAACTACATGGTGCAAGACTCCAACCCACATCccctagaaatagaaattaATGATTGTAAAAGGAAATGCACAAAATCCAAACGTATTATCGCATTCCATTATATGGTAAGGGTAATGCACAAAATTTAGATGGTCCTCATGCCACTTTCAAATACCTTTCAGGGGAATTGTATGAGCAAGTTGGAAAGAAAGGCTTCCAGTTTTCCAGCAGGTTTTGTAAACTGACAGTGCATTGGAATTTGTAAATAGAAATTCCAAGGAAAATGTACTGTAAAGTAGAATCTCTCTGACACTATAAAACTTACCATGAATTCATCTAGGTTGTTGGCAGTTTTGCATGTAAACCAGAAATGGTTAACAATGTATTTAGACCACTTTTGTAACTCTTTACAGCTTTTTTCTTGACCTGCCTATAAATtagtaatataaacataatTTTACAATCAAAATCTTCAtaaagaggtccatgggccacatagcTCACCTAAGCAaccttttttttatattatcaatatgtattctcatgaaaattcttgacctcatattgtggccccaacctagctcCAAAGAATTATGACATaagtgaaaatgaattcaccTAACATGGGATGTGCCTCAACACTAATATGATtgacatgatcttgctgttctgaaTAAGACCAAGGTCATGCATTATGGTATAAaatgaaagatcttgtcatCAGAAATCTATTTACAAAAGATCCATCATAAATAATTCAAGAAATATTGTGAataggtcacaagatcaaacacaccattgcatcacatgaaaggtgtTGACATaagaaatgtatatacaaaatataaaagccctagtTTACACAGTGCAAGagatatgttttaattttttttattttgtatcagcatgtaaatcTTCTATTACCTAATGTGgtccccatcctaccccccgggaccatgatttgtacaaactggAATCTACCCTAGGTCTATGTCAgtaatctttcatgtaaatttcagctcagtgcttcttgagaagatttttatactACCCCACCctattatatttcttttcatgatAATCTCCTCTTTGTAAGGGaatagcccttcatttgaacaaaccagaatccccttcacccaaggatgatttatcgaagtttgattgaaactggaGAACTTTTTTTATTGTGgctccccccctccccccccccccatgatctgaacaaatttgaatttactttataccaggaagctttTTCAGGTAAATCTACACTCatatggcccagtggttcttgagaagaagatttttttaaaaaattccctacatattttaatcccctattgtggccctactcTAACATCGAgattcatgatttttacaaacttgaatctccactatgtcagaaagctttcatgaatTTCAGCCAatctggctaagtggttcttgagaagattttaaaattaccccaccctagatttacatttttgtgattatctctgcTATGAAGGGCCAATTGCTATGAAGGGGcattgcccttcatttgaacaaacctgaaaccCCTTCATCCATGGATGATTTgtacaaagtttggttgaattttgtatagtggttttggagaagatgaaaatgaaaaaagtttacagacagacaaaaggtgaACAGATAGCTCACTTGCACTTTCAGCTCAAGAGAGCTTATtataaacattatacaattgTAGGCATATGTAAATGATCCATGACAGTATACAATGAAACACCACTTCAATTATTGAAGAAAAAGCAGGACTCAGtcatttttcttttgtaataaTTTTACCAGTCTCTTTAAGCAACTAGCATCCAAAGctgatgttttaaatattgtgtACATACTGAAAGCAACTTCTTTCCCAGGTTCTTTGCTGCATACCACACATCATGGCTATGTTTGACTGCAGGATAATCCTTCCCCGTATATAAGAACACATCTTAATAATCATGGATATAACTGCAAACCAAAGTTGTTGAAAATCTATAAATATTTGTACTTACTCATCAAGGCACCGATTTGGATATGGGTATCTGCCACTATCTCTGCTATTTGTAATCCACTGTCCTGTACCTCTTGTATCCCCCTTATAAATCCAGCCTTTTCCAGGTTTCCACTTTTTCTCTGTCTCTCGCTTGTCTAGAGTATTCACAGATAGGATTTTCTTGCTACCATTCTCCATTAAAGTATAAGTACAGAATTGCGCACAATGGCCCGGACTATCCATTCTGCCATCacctgtaaaaaaaacaacaaaaaaaacaaatgaaacgGAATTTTTCTTTCCTCTCTGAAATCTACATTATATAGTAGCAAACAGTTCTGCATCTTACCAAGAAGAATAAGTTGTTTGTTGGCCAATTCTGCAATAAATTCTTCTTGCTTTTGACTCCAGAGGTGATCAACAGAGGGAACAAGGTATCTTCTCTGCAGTCTAATCAACGATGACTGGCTGGGAAATCCCATTTGCAAGAACTTGGCAAATAATTCCATTTTACTGAAATTATTTCCCGAAAATAGAATGGATGACGCAATCATGAGGTCTCCACCATGAAGGCCCTTATTCAAGACAGGCTGACATGAGAGTTTCGACAAATCTAAAAATATTAATTGTTTGCTTTTAATGTTCATGTATTGCCTCTTGAAACATTTTTCCATATAATTTATCAATGTTCATATAACACGAGTTTGATATGGCAATATTCATACCCATTTCAGATATATTGCTGACCCAACATGTTTTATGGACATCTCTATGCCTTCACCACATCCTTTGACTTTACACAAAGAGTCCACCTTTTTGTTGGCCAATGTTTTCAATTGCATCAAGTACACAAGGGCAGTCTTGTTCTCGATCAGGTGGTCAAAGTCCTCTTCTGTAAGAACTCTGCATATAGAGGGACCAgcttcctcctcctcctcttccTCTTCTTCCTCCTCTTCCTCCATAGTTGGAAACACAGACTCCACACCAGGACAGTCTTCAATTCCAGTAATATCTTTAGGCCTgtaattaatataaataacagTTACAGAACTAAATTTATTCTAACCACCCAATCTCCCTGTAGGAGCAACTTGATGGCATGCCTCTCAATACAGTGTCAGTATCCACAGAAGCACCCATATCTGCTAGTCTGGTTTGAATACTCATTCAGAAAAATAAGCCAAGCAATGATCCATATAGGTAGTTTAGACATACAATGGACCCCTGCATAATATTTTTGAAGGGGTTTATAATGATTCTaatcaatttgttttatttgacGTCAATTTCCAAGAATATATTCCACTAAATAAACTTTACCCAATTGATATGTTGATGCTTGATTGATATGATTCATCATCACTTTCCTCCAAGTCCTCTACTTCTTCTGATATGTTAATACTTATTCTGAAATGAAAAAGGTTAAAGATATGGAGAAAAATTCCATGAAATATAGCTTATACACAAATAATTAGTAATGAAAAGATTTCGAGAAAAATTGTAAAGGGTTTGCATGTTGGACACATTTATTTTAAACACCTTATATACAATGAATACAGGACTAATAACACCAAATTTGGTATTGCCACATTGTACAGCATCCAAACATTATAACTAAAATTATCTATAATATGGATCAGTCCTAAGACATTTCTATACACTAAGAAAGAAACTAGACAGAAACAAACCTATCCGAATCATGCAGTTAGTTTTCcttataaatatatgaaatttaGTCAATGacaataagaaataaaaatatcaaatttaataaacaaatgttaAAGAAACTTACTCCAAAGGATCCAAGAATGACGCTGAGTATTTTGATCCCTTTTTCCTAAAAAGTCAGAATTGCATATATACAACAATTCAATCTGTCTTTCCAGTGATGATAGTCATGAGGTTCTCTAAAACTTTGAATTCCATTTTCATATATTATCAGCTAACCAATCAGAAGACATAATATTATAAATCTACAGGTACTGCatcaatttcaaagaaattttatCTATAAAATGAAAAGCACAAGTTTCAATAGCCTGTTTGGTGGTTTGGGGTACTTCGCTCCCTGATGGTCCTGCTTCCATTTGTTCTATTTCGGACATTGCCCTGAATGAAAACAGAAATTTCAATATTGACTATGGCAATCCACATTAATTACACTGCATGTGTATCTAAATTATATGAACAGAGCTAACTTAGGATTTTAAAACTCTTTAACACACTCGGGTAAATAGAATCGCGAGTTCTACACATCAAAACATTATATCAAACTTACAGATCAGATGTTTTTCCAGATTCTGCAGATGAGATATCTGAAATGCCAGCTGGATGTTTTAATAACTCTGTTATGGGTTTGAGACCATGCATTGGGGTTGATGACACTACCTTCCTTCCCTTATTATGTTCATAACtgcaaaatcaattaaaaatgcACCTATAGTATACTGTATGTTGAAAATTGAAGAACAGTTGAAACTTccttttatcaaaacaaaatacttGCTACTATCATCAACAATTATCATTGGCTTGATGAGACTCAATTCATTTAAAACAGGAATACGATCGACCTTGTCCAAATGGGATACACATACAAAATCTAcagtgccaa
This genomic interval carries:
- the LOC130046469 gene encoding uncharacterized protein LOC130046469 — protein: MCKHDPLTGEETGDKEFLIKGKALLESFHNHMLMYSSKRFAYTPPVYRARSLLAVLDYNENVERESLVNKDGTVRMQRTFNKKSGRWTVYAVKEKKKYTHVLSLFRIVLQRRIEDREGLQGRMVLEVGDPRRISKTIAPVLPSRTEEKKSRFKDS